A segment of the Gemmatimonadaceae bacterium genome:
AGCTCCTGGCCGTGGAAGGCGTGGCGTCGGTGGATATCTCTGGCGGTCTCGTCCGTGAGATCCAGGTGGAGCTCGATCCTGAGCGCCTGCGTTCGTTTGGGCTGTCGGTCGGCGATGTGTTGAGCACGCTGAGCGGCGAGAACCAGAACATCGCCGGCGGGCGTGTGATCGCACCGGACCGCGAGATTGTCTCGCGCACGACGGGGCGCTTCCGTTCGCTCGAGGAGATCCGCGGCCTGCTGCTCACCGGTGCCGGCGCCACGCGTGTGCCGATCACTGAGGTGGCCGCCGTGCGCGACACCTCGCAGGACCAGCGCTTCTGGGCGCGATTGAACGGCACGCCCGCCGTGCGCATCGGCATCCAGAAGCAGCCCGAGGCCAACACGGTCGAGGTCGTGGATCAGGTGCGCGCGCAGATGGACCGGCTGCAGTCGTCCAACTTCGTCCCGCGTGACATCCGCTACCAGGTCACCTTCGACCAGTCGGGCTTCATCCGCGACGCGCTGAACTCGGTGCGCAACTCCGCGCTGATGGGTGCCTTCCTGGCGTCGCTGGTCGTGCTGCTCTTCCTGCGCAGCCTTCGCAAGACGTTCATCATCGGCGTGTCGATCCCGCTGGCCATCATGGCCACCTTCGTGATGATGGGCTTCGCCGGCCTGACGCTGAACATCATGTCGCTGGGCGGTCTCGCGCTGGGCACGGGCCTGCTGCTCGACAACGCGATCGTGATGCTGGAGAACATCTACCGACGGCGTGAGGTGGACGGCCTGGACCCCGAGGAGGGCGCGCACGTGGGCGCCGCCGAGGTGACCTCGGCCGTGGTGGCGTCGACGACGACGAACCTCGCGTCGGTGGCGCCGTTCCTGCTCATCGTCGGCCTCGCGGCGCTGATCTTCCGCGAACTGATCCTGACGATTTCGTTCGCGATCCTGGCCTCGCTGCCCTTGGCGCTGACCTTGGTGCCGATGCTGGCCGCGCAGCTGGGCAAGATCCGCTTCAAGAGCGGGTTGGAGGACTCGCGTCCGCTGCTGGCGTTCGACGACTGGTTCGGCCGCATGACCGAGAAGTACGCGCGCGGTGCCTCGTGGACCGTGAAGCACAAGTTCGCCGTGCTGGGCTCCGTGTTGGTCGTGGCGGGCCTGCTATTCTCGCGTGTGCCGGGCATCCCCAACGAGTTCCTGCCGCAGGTGGATGACGGCTCGGTGGGCGCCTTCGTGCGCCTCGCGCCTGGCTCGACGCCGTACCAGACGGACCGCATCACGCGTGAGATCGAGGGGATGGTGCAGCGGATGCCGCACGTGGAGGCCGTCTTCGCCACCGCTGGCGGATTCCTCTTCGGTGGCTCGTCGGCCGCGAATGCCGGCCGCGGCTCGTTGGACATTCTGCTCTCGCCGGTGAGCGAGCGGAAGATGACCGCCGACCAGTGGGTGCGCACCCTGCAGGACTCGATCAACAAGCGCGGCTTCGCCGGCGCGCGCGTGGGTGTGCGCCCGCCGCGCATCCGCGGCCTGCGAACTTCGTCCACCGGCGAGGCCGTCTCGGTCGCGGTGCTGGGTGACGAGATTGCCACGCTGCAGGAGATCGCGCTGGCGGTGTCGCGTCGCGTGCAGGGCGTGCCCGGATTGGAGAACTTCCAGAACCCGCAGGATGAAGGCTCTCCCCTGCTCTCGATCGAGTTGGACCGCGAGCGTTCACGCGCCCTTGGGTTGAACGTGCAGCAGGTGGGCGCGGCAGTGCGCACGGCGCTCGACGGCACCATCGCGACGCGCTACGCCGAAGGCAACTTCGAGTACGACGTGCGCGTGTTCTTCCCGCGTGGGCGCTTCCAGAGCACCACGGACCTGATGGACGTGCCGATCGTGGCGACGCGGAACGCGCCGCCGATCCGCCTGGGCGATGTGGCGAAGGTGCAGACCGTGCTGGGCCCCAACGGAATCACGCGTGTCAACCAGAGTCGCCAGATCCAGATCAACGGCGACGTGATCACCGAGGTGGCCACCGTGGGCGCCGTGACGGACTCGATCCGCGCGCGACTCGCCGACCTCGAGATGCCCGATGGCTACGGCATCATCATCGGCGGCGAACAGGAAGCGATCGACGAGAGCAACCGTCAGCTCGCGCTGGTCATCGCGCTGGCGATCTTCCTCGTGTTCGTGGTGCTGGCCGTGCAGTACGAGAGCTTCATCAATCCTGTGGTGATCCTGATCTCGATCCCGCTGGCGATGATGGGCGTCGTGGCGATCCTGCTGGTCTCGGGCACGCCGTTCTCCGCACCGGTCACGCTGGGCATGATCATGTTGGCGGGCATCGTGGTGAACAACTCGATCCTCCTGGTGGAGTTCGCCGAGGGGTTCTATGAGACGCCGGGCATCACGCGGGCGCAGGCCATCGTGGCGGCGGGCGCAGCGCGCCTGCGGCCGATCATGATGACGACGATCACCTCGCTGGTGGGCACGTTGCCGCTGGCGCTGGGCCTCGGCGAGGGCGGCGAGTTGATGCGGCCGCTCGCAATCGCCGTGGTGGGTGGCCTGTCCGTGTCGACGATCCTCACGCTGTTCGTGGTGCCCTGCACCTACCTGATCATCCACGGCCTGGGCGATCGCGTCCGCTCGTTCGCGATCGGGGAGCGCGCGCGGCCCGTACCAGCAGAGCCCGCACCGCAGCAGCCAGCAGCGACGTAAAGCGCGCGCTGCGCTGCGCCGCGGGGAGACTGATCTCCTCGCGGCACTGGGTCAGGATCACGCGAACGGCTAGCAGATGGTCGGCGCCAGCTGCGTCGCCGGGGAGCGTTGCGGCGTCGAGGAGCGTTGCGGCGCGGCTGCGGAAGGTGTCGAGGCGCGCTGCCAGGCTCGCCGGCAACTGGTCGCGTCTGGTATCCGACAGCAGCGCGATCGCGACGCCCGGCCGCGCGGCCATCGCGCCGTACACGCACTTCACAAGCAAGCCTACCTCAAGGCCGCTGGTGTACTTCCGCCCCGCGGTTTCCCGCGCTCCGACAGTTCCCGGTGCCGCCGTAGACCCGGGACGCAGTCTGCACAGCCGCAGCTCCAAGTCCTGCAGAAAGCGATCCCCGGCCGCCCAGAGCAGGTCCTGTTTCGAAGGGAATCGCTGGTAGACGGTCCCGACCGGCACCTGCGCCTCGCGCGCAATCGCGGCGACGCTGAGGTCAGCGAACGATTGCTCGCGCAGCAGGCGCGTGGTGGCAAGTATGAGCTGGCCGCGCGCAGAGACGCTGCGCGCCTGGCACAAGGAACGGCTGTACGGCGGGGGCAGGACCTATGCTCCAATTTCGAGATTCGAAGAACATGAATCCCGATTCATGTTTCGCGAACATCGAAAATGTGCAGGTGTGAGCCTCACGGTCTGCGTCGGTCCAAGACTTCGCGGCGAGGTTTGGCACGGCGACGGCCGCAAGCCTTCGCCTCGGCAGCTATGGACGTCGCGTCGGGCTCTTTGGTGTCGGCTGCGGCGCTGGGGGCGGCGGTGTTGCCGGCGGCGGCGGCGGAGGGCTGGTAGTGGTCGTACTCGGACGCGTGCTCGGAGGCGCCGTGCGCTCGCGCGGGACGGCCCTCAGGGAGTCGCGGCCCGGTGTGAAGCTCGTACCGACGCTTGGGCGCTGGCCGCCCATCGTGGTGCGACGACGCTGCTGCGCGGTGGCCCCGGCGCCATCCTCGAACTCGACACCAAGCACACTGGGCGCGGCCGCGTACAACGCGTTGAGCTGATCCGCGTGTGCGACGAACATCGGCGAGGCGCAGCGCACCGAGGCGCCGACGGCCAGGTGATCAGAGGGCAGCACCATGGGTGGCAGCGGGAATCCGGCAACCGCGCCCCCTGCGGGAAGGAGCACGAGCCCGCAGATCTCCGCGCTCCCATCGCCACTTTGCGCGTCGAGGTTGGTCCGGTGCGCGCGTCCGGCCTCGACGAGTCGCGCGATGGCCCTCGTGTACTCAATGGCGGCGGCGCCATCGGTGATGGCCTGCACGCGCGCGCCAGCTGGCGAGAAGTACACGTCGTAAGCAAAGGGCTCCGAGAGCGCATAGAGGAGCATCGACAGCCGCGCCGGCCATCCGTCGGCCTCCAGCGAATCGCGCTGGCGCGCCGAGATGATCAGGCCCTCGCTGCTGCTGGCAATCATCGCGGCGGCCCAGAGTTCGGTCACGGTGGGGTTCGCCGCGCTGCCGACATCCACCACGTCCGCCAGCGACAGCGTCTTCAGGGCCAGCGCCTCGCGGTGCAGGTTGAAGCGCGCGCCCACCGGCTGCAGTGCGTCGCGCAGGCGCCGTGGCATCTCGCGCGGATCCAGCGGCGAGAGCTGCAGCAGGCCGGCACTCGGCCGCGTGGGATCGTCCACGCCGAACACATACACGAGCCTACCAGTCTCGCTGACGGAAAACAGCGCGGAGCTGCGCGAGGTGGCTCCGGACTCGCCGCAGCGAACACTGCCGAGCAGGTATACGCGAAGGCCGCCATTCGAGAAGCGGGCGGTTTCCGTCCCGGCGCAGCTCTCGGTGGTGAACGGCCGCTGGGTGCCGTCGGCGCGGACGCGGGAACTGCTGACCTCGAGCCCGTTGCTGAGCGTGATGAGATCGGCGCTGAACGGATCGCCGTCGGTGGGGATGACGCAGAGGGTCGTGCCCTGCCCGCCCGCAGCGGGGTCGCTCCAGCAGCCGGCGAAGCTGTACCAGGGACGCAGGTCGCCCCACTGCGCGTCGATGACGCCGGGCATGGCGAGCCCGAGAATCAACGCGCCAAGGCGAAGCCGCGAGCGACCTGGCATCCGCAACCTGAGGGTCTAGGGCTTCCGCGGCTGCGCCGTGCGCTTGCCTCCCGACGAGCTGCTGCCGGAGGAACTGGACCCCGAGGCGCCCGACCGCGAGGTGCCGGAGCTCGACGCCGGCCGTGATTCCGTCGCCGGGCTACGCGGGCGTGACGATGCCGCGTCCCCGCCCCGCGGCTGCGCCGACCCGCGTGGCGTCGTGCCCGATGCAGGCACGTAGCCGCGTCCCTTCTCCATCCGTCCGCCGCGGTCGTAGCGCGGCGTCACAGTCACGGTCACCGGCTGGTTTGCGTAGCCGTAGCCCCAGGTGCCGTAGCGCATCGAGCGGCCCCAGAGGTAACCGCCCCAGAACGCGTGGGAGTCCAGGCAGTTGACCGGATTGATCATCAGACCGGTCACCGGCGAATAGAACGGCATCCCGTAGAGCGGCCAGGCACGGCGCACGTCCCAGAGCAGCCGGTCGCAGGCGCCACCGCTCCAGGCGGTCGCCGTGCGCGATCCGTACGCGGCATTCGACGCCTCCGCTACGGCGGCCGCGCTGCGTCGCATCTCCGCCATCACGTCCGCGTTGCTCACGGCGCTCGCACCCTCCGCCGCCAAGGACACTTGGAAGTGCTCGCGATTCCCCAGCGCCACCACCATATCAATTGTAGAGGCCGGGATTCCCGCCGCCTGCAAGCGCTCCAACTCGCGACGCTTCGCGACCAACGCATACTCGGTCGGAACGATCGCGGCAGCCAGCCAGGTCTCCACCGCAACAGGCTCGAGCCTCTGCGACATCTCAATCACGTCTGCCGAACTCGGCACACGGCTCGCGTGCTTGCGCGCGGCGAGCGCCGCGGTTTCGAACGGCGCCAACGCCGATCGCAGCGGCTCAGTAAGGTCATCGAGCGCGAGCCGCGAGGATCGCAGGCTCCGCACGGCGGTCCGGTTCCCGGTGCGCACGGCCTGCACCTCGATCCAATCACCGCTGGGACCGAGCGCCATCACGGTGCGAGTGTTCCGGAGCACGCCATCGCCGCAGTCGAAGCTGCCTTCGACATACACGCGTCGGCCGTCGTCCGACGGACGCCCCACTTCACGGCCCGTGCAGCCGGTCTCCTCGATCGGCATCTCGCGGCCGTCGGCAAAGAGGCTGGCGCGGCGCTCCATCTGGCCATCCTTGAGCGTCACCAGCTCCACGGCCGCGGCATCCCCGGCCACGGGCAGCACGCAGGTCACCGCGGGCAGCGCCGTGCTGCCCTGCTCCGTCTCGCCCACCCAGCATCCATATAGGAAGGCCCAGGGTGCCGTCGAGGAATCCTGCGCCGCCAGCGCGCGTGGCGCGCCAATCGCGAGGGTCGCGCCGAGCGCCAATGCCGCGCCAAGCGCCGATGTCGTGCCAAGCGCCGATGTCGCGCCGAGGGAGATCGCAAGTCGCATCCGCATTGTCAGTCTCCCGGGTTCAGAATCGAATGGCGAGGCCGACCGCAGTGGTCAGGCCCGAGAGGTCAATGCGATCAAAGCCCGCGAAGTCGCGCCCCAAGCTGCCCCGCGCATAGGTGTAGCGAAGGTCGCCAACAAGCTGCATCTCCGGGATGATGCTCCACGCCGCGCCCGCCGAGGCCTGGCCGAACATCGCCACGCCCTCGGCCTTGAACTCATCGCGGAAGACGTCGAGTGTGCCGGGATCGATGAAATCGCCGTACTGCACGAAGCGATACCGCATCCCGCCCACGGAGGCGCCGACGTACGGCAGGAGTCGTGTCGGGATCCAGGCGCGTGAGCCGATCATGCGGCCGCGGTCACGCAGGTAGTAGCGGGCCCCGATGCCGATCGGTGTGCGGGAGAATCGCGTGGTCTGCTCGATGTCGCGGCCGTCCTGGTCTACCCAATCGCGGAATGCGCTGCGGCGCCGCACGCTGTTGCCGGCGACTGAGAACACGATGTCCGTGCGTCCGTTCAGCGTGATGGCGACGTCCACGCCGCGGTCCGAACCAGCAAAGTCCTGGCGGCCCAGCGTGAGCTCGTCAAAGGACTGCGCGAAGATGTCCGACGAGGCACTCGCCTGCGCAAAGCCACCGAACAGCGTGATTGTCGCTGCCGGTGGCTTGAAGAGGTATCCGCGCTCAAGGGCCGACTGTGCGTCGGCCGCCGTGGGGAAACTGGCGATGCTTGCGATCGCCAGCAACGCGAGCGGTGGGAGTGCACGCACGGGACCTCCGGAGGTATGCACTACGATATGCGAAATACCTCATAAGCGCCAGAAACGTTCCTGAGGACCTTCATTAAAAGCCTAGGGCGCCGCATACCCACCCCCACCCGCTAGAACTTGATGCTGAGGCCGATGGTGTGGGCCATGCGGTCCCGACTGAACGTTTCGAAGCTCGCCTGGGTCAGGTCGTCGTAGTCCGACGCGTTCTTGTCGTACTCGGGATCGTCGGAGACCCAGTAGAAGCTGTAGCCGTAGCGCAGGGAGAGGCGGCGGGTGCCCTTGAGAAAGTGGACCTCGAAAGACGCGGTCGGAGTGAGGCCGTCGAAGATCACCACGGAGCCACGATCGTTGAAGGCGCCGCCGGTTCCGACGCCGGAAACGTCGAAGGTGACGAAGCGGGCGTTGAAGGTGTTCAGCGTGAGCGCGGGCGAGATGACGACGTTGTCAGAGAGGCGCTTCATCAAGCCCGCGCTGAGGTCGAGCATGCGCCAGCCGAGCACGGTGTTGCGCTCATCGAGGCCGTCAACCGTCCGCGACCCCGCGCCGACACCCAACGTCAGGCCGACCATCCCCAGCGTGGGAATCATCTTGCGCGACCAGTAGTCGGAGAGATCGCCGCGCCGGAAGGCCAGCACCTCCGTGTTCGCCTCCACGTAGCCGCTCGGATGCAGGTCCACGTGATAATTGCGCAGCACGGGATTCGACAGCATCACCAAGTCGTTCCGGAAGTCCGGTGTGCCAAGCGCGAGCAGGTGGCGGTCGACGCCGAAGTTGCGCTCGTAGGAAGACAACGTGAGGCTGAACTCCTTGCCCGGCTCCATGGCCACCGTGCGCAGCTCGAGCGGATCCGGGCTGCGGTACAGGCGGCGCAGCGTGAGGGTCTGCTGTCCAGGCCGGAGGTACACGAACTGCTCGTTAAGGCTCAGGTTCACGCGCCGCATCGGGTCCTCGAGCTGCTCACAGTCGAAGTGTCGCAGCGCAGGCCGGCTGGGCAACAGCGCCTTGACCAGTGAGTCGAGCTCCTGCTGGACGTCCACGACGCCCGTCACGCCGACGAGCCGCACGCTGTTTGCGCTCTGGCCACGAACAGCAGCCCGGTTCAGGATCTGTTGCCGCGTGAAGAGCGTTCCGTTGGGTTGGCTGCGCACCGTCAACTTGGCGTAGCGCCGACCCATTGACTCGGTGGCCGCGCGGAGCTGCGTGGTGACATTGCCCAAGGCCGACTGATAGGCGCTGACGCTCTGTGCCTCGGCAACCACCTCAAGCACGGACGGACTGCGTCCACCAATCGCTGAGTACTCGTTGCCGATTGACCGCGCGGCCGACCCCGAGCAGAGGAACTTGGCGTTGTCCAACAGTACGGGCGTGAGATCCTCGGCCACGGCGGCGCGCTGCGCCGCCGGCATCGCGGTGCTGCGCACAAGGCTCAGCGACGACGCCCCGAGCTCGGGATATGAGTTGATTGCGCCCGCATTGGCACGTCGGAAGTCGTCGAGCCCGCCCGTGTACGCCTTCGTGAGGTCGCCGTCGTAGGCCTCCTCGGCGTCCACGAAGATCTCGTCGACCTCTTCGTACAGCTTCGTGATCGTTGCGAGCTTGGCACGCTGGGCCTCGCGGAGGCGCGTGGTGGCCTGCTGGATTCCGGTGACCACCGGCGTCGGCAGACCCGGGTGACGGCGAATCACCTCGTGCAGGCGCTGCTCCTCGCGCTGCAGGTCGGCGATGTCGTCGCGCAGGAGACGTTCGGTGCTCGCCGCGACGCGCGCGATGCGACCTGCCTCGGCGTTGATGGCGCGGATCTTGGCTTGGCGCTCGCGCGCCTCGAGCACGGCGGCAATCTCGCGGCCGAGCTTCTCGCCTGCGGCCTGATACGAGGCCTGCTTCTGCCGCCAGTTGCGCTCGTTGCGCGCGATGTCAGCAGTGAACTGGTCGTTCCACTGCTTGGTCTGGGCATCGTACTGGGCCTGCCAGCGCTGGGTGGCGGCCGCGTCGTAGGTGGGGCGCGCAACTGCGGGCGCGGCGGGAGCGGAGGGCGCCGAACGCGAAGCTGCAGCCGAGCCGGAAGCGGCGGATGCCGAGCCCGCAGCCGCGCCGGAAGCGGCGCTGCCTGCCGATCGAGCGCCTGTCCCCGAGGTCGCCCCTGCACTTCCCGCGGTAGTCGCCGAGGCCGAAGCACCGGACTGCTGTTGCTGCTGTTGCTGCTGTTGCGCCAGCCGCTGCAACTCGAGACCGACGCGATTGTCAATCGACTGTAGGTTCGTCGTCGTCGCGCGCACCCACTCGATGCTCTCCACGCGGACCTTCAGCGAATCGCCCTGCACCTTCAGTGGCACCTTGTTCGTGTTCCAGCGCGAGAACAACTGTAGCCAGGCACTCTCGCCGAACGTGATGGTCTGCGTGCGCGTGGAGCGTCCCTGTTCGATCGAGAACGCGTCCGTCTGCACGCGCTTCTCGCCCGTGATGGGATTCGTGGCCGAGACCGTGATGCGGACCTCGGCGCGCGTGATGGGGCGCAGGTTGAACTCCGAGACCTGACGGAAGACCTCGCCGCCCGACCCGTTGGGCGCGACGACCGTCAGCGTGGAGTCCAACCTGAAGTCGTGCGCGAAGCGCACTTCCTGCAGGCCCCAGCTGGTACCGCCGAAGAATGTGGCGACGTCCGCGAAGCCGCCTTCGAACTTCGAGATGTGCTTGCAGCCGCTGCAGCGGCCGGCAGTTCCTGGTGGGATCAGCGCGATCAGCATCTGGCCGACGACACCGCCGACCTGGCCGTCCGTTCGCTGGATGCTGTTCACCCAGCCCTGCGCGTGGATGGTGGCGCTCGGGAGGACGCCGAGCAGGAGCACGACAAGGGCCGCAGCGAGGGGACGCATCAAGGGGGCGGGTCGTTGGCCGTCCACTGCTCCGCGCAACCCAAGTGCACGCGGTGGTGGACGCCCGATTGATGAGGGTGCCGACGCGCTGCGCCGACGGGGCTTCACTTGTGGGCGGAAAGTCTACGTGTGAGGGAATC
Coding sequences within it:
- a CDS encoding efflux RND transporter permease subunit, whose amino-acid sequence is MSIHHKRGISSWSISRPVGTLMLTSTLLVLGVVYIGRLPVDLLPRIVYPQVRVNVGNPGVEPVVLEETVAKPLEAALATVENLQRLQTNVNEGSVSIELNFSYGTNVDIALQNAATNVERVRSRLPVEASAPVISKSDPSQMQIFQVAFSSSERDLVSLRQWIDQRLRPQLLAVEGVASVDISGGLVREIQVELDPERLRSFGLSVGDVLSTLSGENQNIAGGRVIAPDREIVSRTTGRFRSLEEIRGLLLTGAGATRVPITEVAAVRDTSQDQRFWARLNGTPAVRIGIQKQPEANTVEVVDQVRAQMDRLQSSNFVPRDIRYQVTFDQSGFIRDALNSVRNSALMGAFLASLVVLLFLRSLRKTFIIGVSIPLAIMATFVMMGFAGLTLNIMSLGGLALGTGLLLDNAIVMLENIYRRREVDGLDPEEGAHVGAAEVTSAVVASTTTNLASVAPFLLIVGLAALIFRELILTISFAILASLPLALTLVPMLAAQLGKIRFKSGLEDSRPLLAFDDWFGRMTEKYARGASWTVKHKFAVLGSVLVVAGLLFSRVPGIPNEFLPQVDDGSVGAFVRLAPGSTPYQTDRITREIEGMVQRMPHVEAVFATAGGFLFGGSSAANAGRGSLDILLSPVSERKMTADQWVRTLQDSINKRGFAGARVGVRPPRIRGLRTSSTGEAVSVAVLGDEIATLQEIALAVSRRVQGVPGLENFQNPQDEGSPLLSIELDRERSRALGLNVQQVGAAVRTALDGTIATRYAEGNFEYDVRVFFPRGRFQSTTDLMDVPIVATRNAPPIRLGDVAKVQTVLGPNGITRVNQSRQIQINGDVITEVATVGAVTDSIRARLADLEMPDGYGIIIGGEQEAIDESNRQLALVIALAIFLVFVVLAVQYESFINPVVILISIPLAMMGVVAILLVSGTPFSAPVTLGMIMLAGIVVNNSILLVEFAEGFYETPGITRAQAIVAAGAARLRPIMMTTITSLVGTLPLALGLGEGGELMRPLAIAVVGGLSVSTILTLFVVPCTYLIIHGLGDRVRSFAIGERARPVPAEPAPQQPAAT
- a CDS encoding TetR/AcrR family transcriptional regulator → MCQARSVSARGQLILATTRLLREQSFADLSVAAIAREAQVPVGTVYQRFPSKQDLLWAAGDRFLQDLELRLCRLRPGSTAAPGTVGARETAGRKYTSGLEVGLLVKCVYGAMAARPGVAIALLSDTRRDQLPASLAARLDTFRSRAATLLDAATLPGDAAGADHLLAVRVILTQCREEISLPAAQRSARFTSLLAAAVRALLVRAARAPRSRTSGRDRPGRG